From one Candidatus Methylacidiphilales bacterium genomic stretch:
- a CDS encoding fibronectin type III domain-containing protein translates to MPPPTAPAFLVSNASSAEQISLYWTTVTSATAYNIERSTDLQNWTPIATTPPSQNYYTDTQLTPNTWYHYRVKAVNTGGSSPPSMTTSSATLKRIEEWRLQNYGTTSPNGPSASLATAPDGVPNLLRFAFNLNLTDPAVPITPSTGTKGLPHVYIDTTTQKLTLEFIRRRATSTPGITYQVEFTNDLQTYTPGGSALLIIPINTQWERVLWQDSQTITQNPRRFARVRITENP, encoded by the coding sequence ATGCCTCCCCCCACCGCCCCAGCCTTCCTCGTCAGCAACGCCTCATCCGCAGAACAAATCTCCCTCTACTGGACCACCGTCACCTCCGCCACAGCCTACAACATCGAAAGAAGCACCGACCTCCAAAACTGGACCCCCATCGCCACCACACCCCCATCCCAAAACTACTACACCGACACCCAACTCACCCCCAACACCTGGTATCACTACCGCGTCAAAGCCGTCAACACCGGCGGCTCCTCGCCCCCTTCCATGACCACCTCTTCAGCCACCCTCAAGCGCATCGAAGAATGGCGCCTACAAAACTACGGCACCACATCCCCCAACGGCCCCTCTGCCAGCCTCGCCACCGCACCCGATGGCGTCCCCAACCTCCTCCGCTTCGCCTTCAACCTCAACCTCACCGACCCCGCAGTCCCCATCACCCCATCCACCGGCACCAAAGGCCTCCCCCACGTCTACATCGACACCACCACCCAAAAACTCACCCTCGAATTCATCCGGCGAAGAGCCACCTCCACCCCTGGCATCACCTACCAAGTCGAATTCACCAACGACCTCCAAACCTACACCCCAGGCGGCTCCGCCTTACTCATCATACCCATCAATACCCAATGGGAACGCGTCCTATGGCAAGACAGCCAGACAATCACCCAAAATCCCCGCCGCTTCGCACGAGTCCGAATCACCGAAAACCCATAA